The Sphaerospermopsis torques-reginae ITEP-024 genome has a window encoding:
- the ybeY gene encoding rRNA maturation RNase YbeY has product MLSQFEPPKLEPPILEIFIENCYQESSPVVAENIWESWFQKWLEILTPELPQASSYEIGLRLTNDAEIQELNAQYRQQDKPTDVLAFAALENNFPQTEEMLAAQPLYLGDIIVSIDTAARQAKQQEHSLTTELAWLTAHGLLHLLGWDHPDDESLMEMLKKQVILLDEVGITVTLK; this is encoded by the coding sequence GTGCTTTCTCAATTTGAACCCCCTAAACTTGAACCCCCTATACTTGAAATATTTATAGAAAACTGTTACCAAGAGTCTTCCCCAGTTGTAGCGGAAAACATCTGGGAAAGCTGGTTTCAAAAATGGCTGGAAATACTCACTCCTGAACTTCCACAGGCTTCAAGTTATGAAATCGGGCTACGTTTGACAAATGATGCCGAAATTCAAGAATTAAACGCCCAATATCGTCAACAAGATAAACCCACAGATGTTTTAGCCTTTGCCGCCTTAGAAAACAACTTCCCCCAAACCGAGGAAATGCTGGCTGCTCAACCTTTGTACTTGGGCGATATCATTGTATCTATAGATACGGCAGCCCGTCAAGCTAAACAACAGGAACATAGTTTAACCACAGAGTTAGCTTGGTTAACTGCTCATGGGTTATTGCATCTTTTAGGCTGGGATCATCCTGATGACGAAAGTTTGATGGAAATGTTAAAAAAACAAGTAATTTTACTAGATGAGGTAGGTATTACAGTTACCTTAAAATAG
- a CDS encoding DUF3285 domain-containing protein, translating into MSNTPANEPKPSYVKLAMRNMVRKGGTSLKHFGLTAVGLLAVLVGLAYLTR; encoded by the coding sequence ATGAGCAATACTCCTGCAAACGAACCCAAACCCAGCTACGTCAAACTAGCCATGCGAAACATGGTAAGAAAAGGTGGCACATCCCTGAAACATTTTGGACTAACTGCTGTAGGATTGTTAGCTGTCTTAGTTGGTCTTGCTTACCTCACTCGCTAA